In one window of Arthrobacter pascens DNA:
- a CDS encoding FHA domain-containing protein FhaB/FipA, translating to MSELTITALRFGFLLLLWVLVFSIVSAMRRDLMVGRKAAVGSPTARQVRKNPELAEGPPQPVKQQARQLVVTEGPLKGTTIPLAASPILLGRAQEATLVLEDDYASGRHARLFPQGSRWFIEDLGSTNGTYLADQQLTRALPVEPGVPVRIGKTVIELRP from the coding sequence ATGAGTGAACTGACCATCACCGCCCTGCGCTTCGGGTTCCTGCTTCTCCTTTGGGTGCTGGTCTTCAGCATCGTTTCGGCCATGCGCCGGGACCTGATGGTGGGCCGCAAGGCAGCCGTCGGCTCCCCCACGGCCCGGCAGGTCCGCAAGAACCCGGAGTTGGCCGAAGGGCCACCCCAGCCCGTGAAGCAGCAGGCCCGGCAACTGGTAGTCACCGAGGGACCCCTCAAAGGCACCACCATCCCGCTGGCCGCGAGCCCCATCCTGCTGGGTAGGGCCCAGGAAGCCACCCTGGTACTGGAAGACGACTACGCTTCCGGCCGCCACGCGAGGCTCTTTCCGCAGGGCAGCCGCTGGTTCATCGAGGACCTGGGTTCCACCAACGGAACCTACCTGGCGGACCAGCAACTTACCCGGGCCCTGCCCGTTGAGCCTGGCGTACCCGTGAGGATCGGCAAGACGGTCATCGAATTGAGGCCATAA
- a CDS encoding protein phosphatase 2C domain-containing protein: protein MAGPEIPANEAQPVERPLIMRYAARSDVGRIRAKNDDSAYVGRHLAVVADGMGGHAGGDVASAATVLDMLHLDRGDYDDDAGTVLADEIQTANSLLSELVHINPKLAGMGTTVTALLLVDGKLHFAHIGDSRAYRLRDGVFEQVSVDHTFVQRLIDEGRLRPEEAETHPHKNVLMRVLGDVDASPELDLDTLDVKPGERWLLCSDGLNYVAGHVVERTVRETKDLRECVETLVDLTLEAGSPDNVTVVMLEIVEETPDDVSTAAVDIVPSAPVTGAAGSTGSTVGAAAAPATEPDDADTQDPAANDSPAKDAAGAANPGDVTTYRAPSTNDSHPNTAETGDADSDTGASGSGESGAAGSASSTDPHLGEHLSAEVLRQELDSRPHELVGAAALAAETGSIPTIAGRTVARRAATVLTHKAETPGPDTDDAMAQPPRRWVTLSVAAAVLIVLTVGLWLGYAWTQTRYYIGEYDSRVAIYNGVSQRLGPIQLSSLEAVTEIRMDSLPQFSQQRVRQTVPARDLYDAQRIVKNLELTGTTSPADECLAPSPSPSATTAPAAPAPSPAPSDQAAPSPSPSPSPSPTNTTCEGSQ from the coding sequence ATGGCCGGCCCTGAAATTCCCGCAAACGAGGCCCAGCCCGTGGAGCGGCCCCTCATCATGCGCTACGCCGCGCGCTCCGATGTGGGGCGCATCCGTGCCAAGAATGACGACTCCGCTTACGTGGGCCGTCATCTGGCCGTGGTCGCGGACGGCATGGGTGGCCATGCGGGCGGCGACGTCGCTTCGGCAGCCACGGTCCTGGACATGCTCCACCTCGACCGCGGGGATTACGACGACGATGCCGGCACCGTACTGGCCGACGAGATACAGACTGCCAATTCGCTCCTGTCTGAACTGGTGCATATCAACCCCAAGCTTGCCGGAATGGGTACAACTGTCACGGCGCTGCTGCTGGTTGACGGAAAGCTGCACTTCGCGCACATCGGCGATTCCCGCGCTTACCGGCTGCGCGACGGTGTATTCGAACAGGTCAGCGTGGACCACACCTTCGTCCAGCGGCTGATCGACGAGGGAAGGCTCCGCCCCGAGGAAGCCGAAACGCACCCCCACAAGAACGTCCTGATGCGGGTCCTGGGCGATGTTGATGCCAGCCCGGAACTCGACCTGGACACCCTGGACGTCAAGCCCGGCGAACGCTGGCTGCTGTGCTCGGACGGACTTAACTACGTTGCCGGACACGTGGTGGAGCGGACTGTCCGGGAGACGAAGGATCTCCGCGAGTGCGTGGAAACCCTTGTCGACCTGACCCTTGAAGCCGGTTCTCCTGACAACGTCACCGTGGTGATGTTGGAGATTGTGGAGGAAACGCCCGACGACGTCAGTACAGCCGCCGTCGATATCGTTCCTTCCGCCCCGGTCACCGGAGCAGCCGGCTCTACCGGATCAACTGTCGGGGCAGCTGCCGCGCCCGCCACGGAGCCTGACGATGCGGACACCCAGGATCCGGCGGCCAACGACTCCCCGGCAAAGGACGCGGCGGGCGCTGCAAACCCCGGGGACGTCACAACCTATCGAGCCCCGTCAACCAACGATAGCCACCCCAATACTGCAGAAACTGGCGATGCAGACTCCGACACCGGTGCATCCGGCTCCGGAGAATCCGGCGCTGCCGGTTCCGCTTCCTCTACCGACCCGCATCTGGGCGAGCACCTGTCAGCCGAGGTCCTGCGGCAGGAGCTCGACTCCCGCCCTCACGAACTCGTAGGGGCCGCTGCCCTCGCGGCCGAGACCGGATCCATTCCCACCATCGCCGGGCGCACCGTTGCCCGCCGGGCAGCCACTGTGCTGACGCATAAAGCCGAAACGCCGGGGCCGGACACCGATGACGCCATGGCACAGCCCCCGCGCCGGTGGGTCACACTGTCTGTCGCCGCGGCCGTGCTGATAGTCCTCACCGTCGGACTCTGGCTGGGCTATGCCTGGACACAGACCCGTTACTACATCGGCGAATACGATTCGCGGGTTGCCATCTACAACGGTGTCTCCCAGCGCCTCGGCCCTATCCAGCTTTCAAGCCTGGAGGCCGTGACGGAAATCCGGATGGATTCACTTCCCCAGTTCTCACAGCAGCGGGTCCGGCAGACTGTCCCTGCCCGCGACCTCTATGATGCACAGCGGATCGTCAAGAACCTGGAACTCACGGGCACCACCTCTCCAGCCGACGAATGCCTGGCGCCGTCACCGTCCCCGTCGGCCACAACGGCTCCCGCCGCCCCCGCGCCGTCGCCTGCTCCATCAGACCAGGCGGCCCCTTCACCGAGCCCGTCTCCCTCCCCCAGCCCCACTAACACCACCTGCGAGGGGAGCCAATGA
- a CDS encoding FadR/GntR family transcriptional regulator, translating into MSRNLTADLAADLRTRIVDGVIQPGDKLPSENALMGEFGVSRTVVRSALTRLQAEGLVETERGRGSFALTPPDDGLQPVPGSRPVASVEDRLHLLEFRMGVEAEAAALAARNHTERQLRAVNAALEQFTASPNHPGHAMKFDYEFHRAIAAASGNPFYSDCLAALGQTMIAMPRTRLMTGVEHYARDHFDQVIHEHKSIAAAIADGDETAAAAAMRSHLANSRRRFKASARPPASHPGVDTA; encoded by the coding sequence ATGAGCCGGAACCTGACCGCGGACCTCGCCGCCGATCTTCGTACCCGCATTGTGGACGGCGTGATCCAGCCTGGCGACAAGCTGCCCAGCGAAAATGCGCTGATGGGCGAGTTTGGCGTCAGCCGCACAGTGGTGCGGTCCGCGCTGACGCGTCTCCAGGCCGAAGGCCTGGTGGAAACCGAACGGGGGCGGGGCAGCTTCGCGCTGACCCCGCCCGATGACGGTCTCCAGCCAGTTCCGGGAAGCCGGCCGGTAGCCAGCGTCGAGGACCGCCTCCATCTGCTGGAATTCCGGATGGGCGTGGAGGCCGAGGCTGCAGCCCTCGCCGCCCGGAACCACACAGAGCGCCAGCTCCGGGCGGTCAATGCTGCGCTGGAGCAGTTCACCGCCAGTCCGAACCACCCCGGCCACGCGATGAAGTTCGATTATGAATTCCACCGGGCCATCGCGGCCGCCTCCGGGAATCCGTTCTACTCGGACTGCCTGGCGGCCCTGGGCCAGACCATGATCGCAATGCCGCGCACCCGGCTGATGACCGGCGTCGAGCATTACGCCCGCGACCATTTTGACCAGGTGATCCACGAGCACAAGTCCATCGCCGCGGCCATCGCGGACGGTGATGAGACGGCGGCTGCTGCCGCGATGCGAAGCCATTTGGCGAATTCCCGACGCCGGTTCAAGGCTTCCGCGCGTCCACCGGCTAGCCATCCCGGTGTTGACACGGCGTGA
- a CDS encoding protein kinase domain-containing protein, with protein sequence MRPTTGITLGGRFQLTTRIAIGGMGEVWKAKDLILGRIVAIKVLKEEYTGDPGFLQRFRAEARHTALLNHVGIANVFDYGEEEGSAYLVMELVPGQPLSSIIEHEQVLSPDRTLSIIAQTARALQVAHAQGLVHRDIKPGNLLITPDGRVKVTDFGIARLADQVPLTQTGQVMGTAQYLAPEQATGQTATGSSDIYSLGVIGYECLTGHRPFSGESQIAIALAQVNDAPPPLPETLPRPVRALLMSMLAKDPKNRPANAIKLSEAAEAIRNGDINAAHAAVPGMLLFEASTGPITAPVDVATAPTGIIAGQKEGSTTATSALPVLGAGAAGAAAGLAAGAATGNGGTGVGNTLSRADALAAERSWDQEEETYDEEPADEPERRGRSPWTWPLIALILLVLFALVGFFLTQQGILFPSKDSSSTVSSPPSTSASPITTSASPTPSATTTRATPTPTPTPTTVNIIASAYLGKDYREVQNALANMGLAVTVLPQESSATPGTVLELNPVGTVPKGSQVVVMYAVPKQAVTTAPASTPSPTPSTAPQSALPDCTAGQLPGVPPTCKP encoded by the coding sequence GTGAGGCCTACAACGGGAATCACCCTCGGCGGCAGATTCCAGCTGACGACGCGGATTGCGATCGGCGGGATGGGAGAGGTCTGGAAAGCCAAGGACCTCATCCTGGGCCGTATCGTCGCGATCAAGGTGCTGAAGGAGGAGTACACCGGTGACCCCGGCTTCCTCCAGAGGTTCCGTGCGGAGGCACGCCACACGGCACTGCTGAACCATGTGGGCATCGCCAACGTCTTTGACTACGGCGAGGAGGAGGGCTCGGCGTACCTGGTAATGGAGCTGGTTCCCGGGCAGCCCCTGAGCAGCATCATCGAGCACGAGCAGGTGCTGTCCCCGGACCGGACCCTGTCCATCATCGCCCAGACAGCCCGCGCCCTGCAGGTCGCCCATGCCCAGGGACTGGTACACCGTGACATCAAGCCGGGCAACCTGCTGATCACCCCGGACGGCCGGGTCAAGGTCACCGACTTCGGCATCGCCCGCCTCGCTGACCAGGTCCCGCTGACGCAGACGGGTCAGGTGATGGGCACCGCCCAGTACCTGGCGCCTGAACAGGCAACCGGCCAGACAGCCACGGGATCTTCGGACATCTACTCGCTCGGCGTGATCGGCTACGAGTGCCTCACTGGCCACCGGCCCTTCTCCGGCGAGTCCCAGATAGCGATTGCACTGGCGCAGGTCAACGACGCTCCGCCGCCGCTGCCGGAAACGCTGCCCAGACCTGTCCGCGCCCTCCTGATGTCCATGCTGGCGAAGGACCCGAAGAACCGGCCGGCGAATGCCATCAAACTCTCCGAGGCCGCCGAGGCCATCCGCAACGGCGATATCAACGCTGCCCACGCCGCCGTACCGGGCATGCTGCTTTTCGAGGCAAGCACCGGTCCGATCACCGCTCCGGTGGATGTTGCGACCGCTCCCACCGGCATTATCGCCGGCCAAAAGGAGGGGTCGACGACGGCGACCTCCGCCTTGCCCGTGCTCGGCGCCGGTGCGGCGGGTGCAGCAGCGGGACTCGCGGCGGGAGCTGCCACAGGCAACGGCGGAACCGGCGTTGGCAATACGTTGTCCCGCGCTGATGCGCTGGCTGCCGAGCGCAGCTGGGACCAGGAGGAAGAGACATACGACGAGGAACCCGCTGACGAGCCTGAGCGCCGCGGCCGCAGCCCGTGGACCTGGCCGCTCATCGCCCTGATCCTGCTGGTCCTGTTTGCCCTGGTGGGCTTCTTCCTGACACAGCAGGGGATCCTGTTCCCGTCCAAGGATTCCAGCAGCACGGTGTCGAGCCCGCCTTCCACCAGCGCCAGCCCCATAACGACTTCCGCGTCGCCCACTCCGAGTGCAACCACCACCAGGGCAACTCCCACGCCCACACCGACACCGACCACCGTCAACATCATCGCTTCCGCCTACCTGGGCAAGGACTACAGGGAGGTTCAGAACGCGCTGGCCAACATGGGGCTGGCCGTAACGGTACTTCCCCAGGAAAGCAGCGCGACCCCGGGAACTGTCCTGGAGCTGAACCCGGTGGGCACGGTGCCCAAGGGATCCCAGGTGGTGGTCATGTACGCAGTGCCGAAGCAGGCGGTCACGACGGCGCCTGCTTCCACGCCGTCGCCGACTCCTTCGACGGCCCCCCAGTCCGCCCTGCCCGACTGCACCGCCGGCCAGCTGCCGGGTGTGCCTCCCACCTGCAAGCCGTAG
- a CDS encoding MFS transporter, translating into MQSVDTAVTDVALATKKFFKRVLPIMLVMLVCNQLNRSNIGYAHEHLEADVGIGAAAYGFGAGLFFIAYAIFELPSNVMMEKYGAKVWLARIMVSWGIVSFLMAFVQNEMMFYVLRFLLGAAEAGFFPAVIFYFARWVPAGQRGKATAIFIAGSSIAAALSGPIAGMLLSLHDVLGLRGWQWLFGFEGLLSVVVGIIVFFLLDARIQDAKWLSAGEKSALANAIAAEDSEHASTTGAKINRWKMLLNPQILLLCGIYFSVQLSIYANTFWLPTIIKQIPGTTDLSVGFLSAIPWVCAVFAMYFAAKWQDKAKSKRPLLVAALLVAAVGTLAAAIATPVLALVFLAIAAMGFKSASPLFWTIPQSGLHPLVLAPAIAIINSLGNLGGFVAPFGFGIIKETTGSVVPGLFALAAASTLAAGLVYFLKERRSPATREQETEHETEQETGQESGNAAAGKAASGEALHPATAR; encoded by the coding sequence ATGCAGTCTGTAGACACTGCTGTCACGGATGTGGCCCTGGCCACGAAGAAGTTTTTCAAGCGGGTGCTGCCCATCATGCTTGTCATGCTGGTCTGCAACCAGCTGAACCGATCCAACATCGGTTACGCCCACGAGCACCTCGAAGCTGACGTCGGGATCGGAGCCGCCGCTTATGGCTTCGGAGCAGGGCTCTTTTTTATCGCCTACGCCATCTTTGAACTTCCCAGCAACGTCATGATGGAGAAGTACGGCGCCAAGGTGTGGCTCGCCCGCATCATGGTCAGCTGGGGCATTGTGTCCTTCCTCATGGCCTTCGTACAGAACGAAATGATGTTCTATGTGCTCCGGTTCCTGCTGGGCGCCGCCGAAGCCGGCTTCTTCCCGGCAGTGATTTTCTACTTCGCCCGCTGGGTCCCGGCAGGACAGCGCGGCAAGGCGACCGCCATCTTCATTGCCGGCTCCTCCATCGCCGCTGCACTGTCCGGACCTATCGCCGGCATGCTCCTGAGCCTCCACGACGTCCTGGGGCTTCGCGGCTGGCAGTGGCTGTTCGGTTTCGAGGGCCTGCTCTCGGTGGTGGTAGGCATCATCGTGTTCTTCCTGCTCGATGCCCGGATCCAGGACGCCAAGTGGCTCTCTGCCGGTGAAAAGTCTGCCCTTGCCAACGCCATTGCCGCAGAGGACTCAGAGCACGCCAGCACCACCGGGGCGAAGATCAACCGGTGGAAGATGCTGCTCAACCCGCAAATCCTGCTGCTCTGCGGCATCTACTTCTCCGTGCAGCTCTCCATCTACGCCAACACCTTCTGGCTGCCCACCATCATCAAGCAGATTCCCGGCACCACTGACCTCAGCGTCGGCTTCCTGTCAGCGATCCCCTGGGTCTGCGCCGTCTTCGCCATGTATTTCGCCGCCAAGTGGCAAGACAAAGCCAAGTCCAAGCGGCCGCTGCTCGTCGCCGCCCTACTGGTCGCCGCCGTCGGAACTCTGGCCGCAGCAATCGCCACCCCTGTCCTGGCTCTCGTTTTCCTGGCCATCGCGGCCATGGGATTCAAGAGCGCATCGCCGCTGTTCTGGACCATCCCGCAGTCCGGCCTGCACCCGCTGGTACTCGCGCCCGCCATCGCCATCATCAACTCGCTGGGCAACCTGGGCGGCTTCGTGGCCCCCTTCGGGTTCGGCATCATCAAGGAAACCACGGGAAGCGTAGTCCCGGGCCTGTTCGCCCTGGCTGCAGCGTCCACACTCGCCGCCGGCCTCGTCTACTTCCTCAAGGAACGCCGCAGCCCGGCAACGCGGGAGCAGGAGACAGAGCACGAGACGGAGCAGGAAACCGGGCAAGAGTCCGGCAACGCTGCCGCCGGCAAGGCAGCCTCCGGAGAAGCCCTGCACCCGGCCACAGCACGATAA
- a CDS encoding FtsW/RodA/SpoVE family cell cycle protein — translation MRQPGTLPKPRRNVELALLILALAVGIGASMMAAAGQQKALDNDFWFQSSLLAAASLAFHVVLRIRAKYADPVILPLVVALNGLGLAMIHRLDAPGDDTGNNQLRWTLIAMAVAIAVIWFLKDHRILRRFTYISLAASALLLVLPLIPGISAGDILGAQVWIKLGPMTFQPGEVAKITLAIFFAGYLSSNRDLILLAGRKIGPLQFPRVKDMGPMIMAWLVSIGVLVFQRDLGTSVLFFGLFIVMIYVATSRISWVVIGMVLLLGGGYVASKVFSHVGLRIDGWLNAFTDDVYGRQYGGSFQIVEGLFGMANGGLVGTGLGQGRPELVPFSNSDMIIASFGEELGLIGLFAIVMMFLLLFTRGFRAALGTRDAFGKLLACGLSFAVALQCFVVIGGVTRLIPLTGLTTPFMAAGGSSLLANWIIVGLLLMISHTARGPVDTTPLPPAKGEVAEGIDTPTEAVNHL, via the coding sequence ATGAGACAGCCCGGCACTCTGCCCAAACCGCGCCGCAATGTTGAACTGGCACTGCTGATCCTTGCCCTTGCGGTCGGCATCGGCGCCAGCATGATGGCCGCCGCCGGCCAGCAGAAGGCGCTGGACAATGATTTCTGGTTCCAGTCCAGCCTCTTGGCAGCTGCCTCCCTTGCATTCCATGTGGTGCTGCGCATCCGCGCGAAGTATGCCGATCCGGTAATACTCCCCCTGGTGGTCGCGCTGAACGGGTTGGGCCTTGCCATGATCCACCGCCTGGACGCGCCTGGAGATGACACAGGCAACAACCAGCTGCGCTGGACACTCATAGCCATGGCCGTGGCGATTGCAGTGATCTGGTTCCTCAAGGACCACCGGATCCTGCGCCGCTTCACATACATTTCGTTGGCGGCCAGCGCGCTTCTGCTGGTGCTGCCACTGATACCCGGGATCTCGGCCGGAGACATTCTGGGCGCCCAGGTCTGGATCAAGCTCGGACCGATGACCTTCCAGCCAGGCGAGGTCGCGAAGATCACGCTGGCCATATTCTTTGCCGGTTATCTTTCGTCCAACCGCGACCTCATCCTGCTGGCCGGACGGAAAATAGGACCGCTGCAGTTCCCCCGCGTCAAGGACATGGGCCCCATGATCATGGCCTGGCTGGTCAGCATCGGCGTGCTCGTCTTCCAGCGGGACCTTGGTACTTCGGTTCTGTTCTTCGGCCTCTTCATCGTGATGATCTATGTGGCCACCAGCCGCATCAGCTGGGTAGTCATCGGCATGGTCCTGCTCCTCGGCGGCGGCTACGTTGCCTCCAAAGTGTTTTCCCACGTGGGCCTGCGGATCGACGGGTGGCTGAACGCCTTCACCGACGACGTTTACGGCCGCCAGTACGGCGGCAGTTTCCAGATTGTCGAAGGGCTGTTCGGCATGGCCAACGGCGGCCTGGTGGGCACCGGGCTTGGCCAGGGCCGGCCCGAGCTCGTGCCCTTCTCCAACAGCGACATGATCATCGCCTCGTTCGGCGAGGAACTGGGCCTGATCGGCCTGTTCGCGATCGTCATGATGTTCCTGCTCCTGTTCACCCGCGGCTTCCGGGCTGCGCTGGGTACCCGTGACGCCTTCGGCAAGCTCCTCGCGTGCGGACTGTCCTTCGCCGTCGCCCTCCAATGTTTCGTGGTCATCGGGGGCGTCACCCGGCTCATTCCCCTGACCGGCCTGACCACGCCCTTCATGGCAGCCGGTGGCTCATCACTGCTGGCCAACTGGATCATCGTGGGACTGCTGCTGATGATTTCGCATACGGCCCGCGGGCCGGTTGACACCACTCCGCTGCCGCCCGCAAAGGGCGAAGTTGCAGAGGGCATCGACACACCTACTGAGGCGGTGAATCACCTGTGA
- a CDS encoding FhaA domain-containing protein produces the protein MGLLDKVERGIEKAVRGVFSTGSRAQVEPVEIASRLRRELDHKAITIAAGRTLAPNVFDVQLSDDDFKRAQEWGTPLAEELCDVVINHVRSQGYTLQGPVRISFRRAEEMRAGDFEIASSTEKSKGAPGRPSPRPNVPAAPSRQPVRLQPVLDIDGQRYSLNAPSIVLGRSSEADILVDDTGVSRRHLEIRTENGMTSAVDMGSTNGSYVNGHKVSGSTELTDGSTITMGRTKIIFRLLPANTGGRP, from the coding sequence ATGGGATTGCTGGACAAGGTCGAACGCGGCATCGAAAAGGCCGTCCGCGGTGTCTTCTCCACCGGTTCACGGGCCCAAGTCGAGCCCGTGGAGATCGCCAGCCGGCTTCGCCGGGAATTGGACCACAAGGCCATCACGATCGCTGCCGGCCGCACCCTGGCCCCTAACGTCTTCGACGTGCAACTCAGCGACGACGACTTCAAGCGTGCCCAGGAATGGGGCACGCCGCTGGCCGAGGAACTCTGCGACGTGGTCATCAATCATGTCCGCAGCCAGGGCTACACCCTGCAGGGCCCGGTCCGCATTTCCTTCCGCAGGGCTGAGGAAATGCGGGCCGGAGATTTCGAGATCGCCTCCTCCACGGAGAAGTCCAAGGGCGCGCCCGGAAGGCCTTCACCACGCCCCAACGTTCCGGCCGCTCCCAGCCGGCAGCCTGTCCGCCTTCAGCCGGTCCTGGACATCGACGGCCAGCGCTATTCCCTCAATGCCCCGTCCATCGTGCTCGGCCGGTCCTCGGAGGCCGATATCCTTGTTGACGACACGGGCGTGTCCCGCCGCCACCTCGAAATCCGCACGGAAAACGGCATGACCAGCGCGGTGGACATGGGCTCAACCAACGGCAGTTATGTGAACGGGCACAAAGTCTCCGGAAGCACCGAACTCACTGACGGCTCCACCATTACGATGGGACGGACAAAGATCATCTTCCGCCTGCTGCCCGCCAACACCGGTGGCCGCCCATGA
- a CDS encoding peptidoglycan D,D-transpeptidase FtsI family protein — MNQAIRHSWVAAIAMFALIFGAISYVQVVGADDLNANAWNKRAILQDYCNDRGAIIVGGTPVAESVEGSDACKFQRTYPQPELYAGITGYFSQNYGATGLEQAMRGQLAGSSDQLFLDRVGQLFLGNQPKGASVELTIDPKIQQLAYSLIPDGQRGSIVVTNPKTGAILAMVSKPSYNPNLVATQDPAAETKNINELVKVPGINLNQNVSGPTGELLAPGSVFKLVDTAAALNSGKYNKDSVLPNPAEMPFDGIQYKLPNYAGGNCYTQNTATFAFALQQSCNTPFASIALDLGRDAIAEQAAKFGFGEDVGDQLKLGYARGNGFPNDLDKPGLAQSAIGQKDVRATPLQVALMTAAIANGGVQMSPSLIKTVRSPDLRVIDEPKPTPLRTSTTPDIAKQITEWMTSVVSQGIASGASVPGVQVAGKTGTAELGNGLNNSWFTGFAPANNPQVAVTIVMEGVDIYAGAKLTSPNAKKIFEAVLNK, encoded by the coding sequence GTGAACCAGGCAATCAGACATTCATGGGTGGCAGCGATCGCCATGTTCGCGCTGATCTTCGGTGCGATCAGCTACGTCCAGGTAGTTGGCGCTGATGACCTCAACGCTAATGCGTGGAACAAGCGCGCCATCCTCCAGGACTACTGCAACGACCGTGGCGCCATCATCGTGGGCGGGACGCCGGTGGCTGAATCCGTGGAGGGTTCGGACGCCTGCAAGTTCCAGAGAACCTATCCCCAGCCTGAGCTCTACGCGGGCATCACCGGATACTTCTCGCAGAATTACGGGGCCACCGGCCTCGAGCAGGCCATGCGCGGCCAGCTCGCAGGGAGTTCGGACCAGCTCTTCCTTGACCGGGTCGGCCAGCTATTCCTGGGCAACCAGCCCAAGGGTGCTTCCGTGGAACTGACCATAGATCCCAAGATCCAGCAGCTCGCCTACAGCCTCATCCCTGACGGCCAGCGCGGATCCATCGTGGTAACGAATCCCAAGACCGGGGCAATCCTGGCCATGGTGTCCAAGCCGTCCTACAACCCCAACCTCGTTGCCACCCAGGACCCTGCTGCAGAGACGAAGAACATCAACGAGCTCGTGAAGGTTCCGGGAATCAACCTGAACCAGAACGTGAGCGGTCCCACCGGGGAGCTGCTGGCGCCGGGCTCTGTGTTCAAGCTCGTGGACACGGCGGCCGCCTTGAACTCCGGCAAGTACAACAAGGACAGTGTCCTCCCGAATCCTGCCGAGATGCCCTTCGACGGCATCCAGTACAAGCTCCCCAACTACGCAGGCGGCAACTGCTACACCCAGAACACCGCCACTTTCGCTTTCGCCCTGCAGCAGTCCTGCAATACTCCGTTCGCCAGTATCGCACTTGACCTCGGACGCGACGCCATCGCGGAGCAAGCCGCCAAGTTCGGCTTCGGTGAGGATGTCGGCGACCAGCTGAAGCTCGGCTACGCCCGGGGCAACGGCTTCCCCAACGATCTGGACAAACCAGGACTCGCGCAGTCGGCCATCGGCCAGAAGGACGTGCGTGCCACGCCGCTGCAGGTCGCCCTGATGACGGCAGCCATCGCCAACGGAGGCGTGCAAATGAGCCCCAGCCTCATCAAAACGGTGCGGTCTCCGGATCTTCGAGTGATCGACGAACCCAAGCCCACCCCGCTCCGGACCTCCACTACCCCTGATATTGCCAAGCAGATCACGGAATGGATGACCAGTGTTGTCAGCCAGGGAATCGCCAGCGGGGCATCGGTCCCGGGGGTCCAGGTGGCCGGCAAGACCGGTACCGCGGAACTCGGCAACGGCCTGAACAACTCATGGTTCACCGGATTCGCCCCGGCGAACAACCCGCAAGTGGCCGTCACCATCGTCATGGAAGGCGTCGACATCTACGCGGGAGCAAAGCTAACCAGTCCGAACGCGAAGAAAATTTTTGAGGCGGTGTTGAATAAGTGA